The Raphanus sativus cultivar WK10039 unplaced genomic scaffold, ASM80110v3 Scaffold1924, whole genome shotgun sequence genome includes the window GAAAATGCCAATACGTTTTAAATCCTCCAACCAGATTGGATTTCCTTGACtacaataaaataacaatatagaACTTAAACTGACAAATTTCATCGGATCGAAAACATCCATATAATAACTTCTTTTGTGAACCAATGAACCTCTTCCTCGGATTTCAACTGAACCCTGTTGCTGAGTTCCGCAAGGAGAACAAGACCCAAGATTGCTTGAGCAGCTAAGAGAAAGTCCTCACATGTAATGTGCATCACAATTGTGTTCACACAAAAAATGGACAAGCTGTTTCCAAGTTTCGTCATTTTTGGGGTAATACTACAACGATCTATTCATATGGCGTTAAAATCACTTAGCAGTTAGCAATACCGTGTGAGGTGAATAAGAATACAAGTtgttttttattgaatttttggCAGTATAGCCAATGTCCAATGAACATAAACACAAATGTTCAATATATACAATGaaattcatttttcaaattatgaaaaataataacaaCCATTAAGGGTTGCAAATAATCATCTAAGCAAAGAATGAGAATGTTTAATCAAGCTTTGAAGAGATTGGGTGCCTTGAGCTTTGCTTAAGATATTCTTCACATTCTGTGTCATCTGTATAGATTTAAAACAAGAACATTTTAAAGTGAACAATAGCAAAATCTTAGTAATTATATGAATGTCTGATAACTTGAAAAGGAAGAAATTCTGTTACCTTCCCGAGACTACCCTTCGTGTATGGCATTGCTTTTTGGACCATTTGGTGATGACTTCGACTTCTTGTCATGATCTTTGAAGAACTTTGCCACTTTCCTTCTAATTGATCCGGAAGTGTAGATTCCTATATAGATatgtaaatacatatataaataaagttatttGATACGTATAGGTaatgaaaaaaagaataaacagAATTTAAGGCAAAAGATAAGAGAAGAATTCTGAGGCTACGACATACCAAGAAAAGCACTGTTGAACAGTGCTTGAGGACCTCTAAATTCATTCGAACATCGTCAAGACTCCTGCAATTATCaacatatatatcaatatatgtAATCAGATTATCTTACAAACTACGTAACATTAAGACACATACACGAATATGATTAAGGTACCTGTGTTTTTGCACTCCAAGACCAAAATAGGCAGCCAAACTTGCCATCTAGAACAGAACACCAAACAAGCTTGATAATGGATCGGTTTGTTGTTTTAAATAGATTGATGtgtcataaattttaaaatcttacatTGATAGttgataaattttcaaaatatattgtaatgaATAGAAGGATTTGTATTTGTTTAAATACAATTTTGAGATGTAAATTCACTTTtatctaaataaaaatacatagtATACTATGATTCTTATAAAAAGCCTTATATTTCTAATTAATCTTCTTAAAAATTGACATAGGATTTGCTTGATACCTTCATGTTGCCAGCTCTTTTGCCAAACTTGTCACTTAATAAACCCAAAGAATCAATGATCCCTGAGGGCTCCGGCGCAGCTTTACCAATCTCAG containing:
- the LOC108852603 gene encoding protein NEN4-like, whose translation is MEIQTFPNEIVFFDLETNVPNKTGQHFHILEFGAIIVCPRKLEELESFTTLIQPKDLSMAPLRSSRSDGITRAKVTDAPRFEDVAEKIYGLLNGRIWAGHNIRRFDCVRIKEAFAEIGKAAPEPSGIIDSLGLLSDKFGKRAGNMKMASLAAYFGLGVQKHRSLDDVRMNLEVLKHCSTVLFLESTLPDQLEGKWQSSSKIMTRSRSHHQMVQKAMPYTKGSLGKMTQNVKNILSKAQGTQSLQSLIKHSHSLLR